A genomic segment from uncultured Alistipes sp. encodes:
- a CDS encoding RNA methyltransferase: MRKITNEELGRPTAEEFAVREKMPVTVVLDNVRSAQNVGAFFRTGDAFAVERIALCGITATPPSREIHKTALGADQTVAWSYYATTVACIDELRAAGYTVLAVEQVEGAAMLGNFTPQPGVKYALVFGNEVDGVGQEAVDRCDGALEIPQAGTKHSINVSVSGGVVLWSFFCQIYPKRYLCRAEDVENSKN, encoded by the coding sequence ATGCGTAAAATCACGAACGAAGAGCTGGGACGTCCGACGGCCGAAGAGTTCGCCGTGCGGGAGAAGATGCCGGTGACGGTGGTGTTGGACAACGTGCGTTCGGCACAGAACGTCGGAGCCTTTTTCCGCACGGGGGATGCCTTTGCCGTGGAGCGGATCGCGCTGTGCGGGATCACGGCGACGCCGCCCTCGCGGGAGATCCACAAGACGGCGCTGGGCGCGGACCAGACTGTGGCGTGGAGCTATTATGCGACGACCGTGGCGTGCATCGACGAACTCCGTGCCGCGGGTTATACGGTGCTGGCCGTGGAGCAGGTCGAGGGTGCCGCGATGCTCGGCAACTTCACGCCGCAGCCGGGGGTGAAGTATGCCCTGGTCTTCGGCAACGAGGTCGACGGCGTGGGCCAGGAGGCCGTCGACCGGTGCGACGGGGCGCTGGAGATTCCCCAGGCCGGGACGAAGCATTCGATCAACGTCTCGGTCAGCGGAGGGGTGGTTCTGTGGAGTTTTTTTTGCCAAATCTATCCGAAGCGCTATCTTTGCCGCGCTGAAGATGTCGAAAATTCTAAAAACTGA
- the panB gene encoding 3-methyl-2-oxobutanoate hydroxymethyltransferase, which produces MSVESTVRAVTTYRLTEMKQRGEKIAMLTSYDYSMARIVDAAGVDVILVGDSAANVMAGYETTLPITLDMMIYHARSVVRAVNRALVVVDLPFGTYQGNSKVALDSAIRIMKETEADAVKIEGGEEILESVQRILSAGIPVMGHLGLTPQSIHKFGTYAVRAKEEAEAEKLVRDAHLLSEAGCFGIVLEKIPAALATRVTSEIPTPTIGIGAGPGCDGQVLVIHDMLGINKGFSPRFLRRYADLHAVMTEAVGQYVQDVKSCDFPNEKEQY; this is translated from the coding sequence ATGTCCGTAGAAAGTACAGTTCGGGCGGTTACGACCTACCGCCTTACGGAGATGAAGCAGCGGGGCGAGAAGATCGCCATGCTGACCTCGTATGACTATTCGATGGCCAGGATCGTCGATGCCGCGGGTGTCGACGTGATTCTGGTGGGCGACTCGGCGGCCAACGTGATGGCCGGTTACGAGACGACGCTTCCCATTACGCTCGATATGATGATCTATCATGCGCGTTCGGTGGTTCGCGCCGTCAACCGGGCGCTGGTGGTTGTGGACCTTCCGTTCGGCACCTACCAGGGCAACTCGAAGGTGGCCCTCGATTCGGCGATCCGGATCATGAAGGAGACCGAGGCCGATGCGGTGAAGATCGAGGGCGGGGAGGAGATTCTCGAATCGGTTCAGCGCATCCTTTCGGCCGGAATCCCGGTGATGGGGCACCTGGGTCTGACGCCGCAGTCGATCCACAAGTTCGGGACCTATGCCGTGCGTGCGAAGGAGGAGGCCGAGGCCGAGAAACTGGTTCGTGACGCGCATCTGCTGAGCGAGGCGGGGTGCTTCGGCATCGTGCTGGAGAAGATCCCGGCGGCATTGGCTACGCGGGTGACGTCGGAGATTCCGACGCCGACGATCGGCATCGGGGCGGGTCCGGGCTGCGACGGCCAGGTGCTGGTGATCCACGACATGCTGGGGATCAACAAGGGCTTCTCTCCGCGTTTTCTGCGTCGCTATGCCGACCTGCACGCGGTGATGACCGAAGCGGTGGGGCAGTACGTGCAGGATGTCAAGTCGTGCGACTTCCCCAACGAGAAGGAGCAGTATTGA